A region of Nocardioides sp. JS614 DNA encodes the following proteins:
- a CDS encoding MOSC domain-containing protein, which yields MVGSVVVAVARDETHRFSKIPQESITLVEGMGVAGDAHAGTLVQHRSRVRRDPNQPNLRQVHLIHQELLEEARAAGHDVGAGGLGENILTGGLDLLRLPTGTRLHIGDAVLRVTGLRNPCRQIDDLSAGLLKVVVARIDGRASSSDVALGATGGAESVDGVGIVRKAGVMAVVERGGQIRAGLPIVVELPDGDHEPLVPV from the coding sequence CGTCGCCGTCGCCCGCGACGAGACCCATCGGTTCAGCAAGATCCCGCAGGAGTCGATCACCCTCGTCGAGGGCATGGGCGTCGCCGGGGACGCCCACGCGGGCACGCTCGTGCAGCACCGCTCCCGGGTCCGGCGCGACCCGAACCAGCCGAACCTGCGCCAGGTGCACCTGATCCACCAGGAGCTCCTCGAGGAGGCCCGGGCCGCCGGCCATGACGTGGGCGCCGGTGGGCTCGGCGAGAACATCCTCACCGGCGGTCTCGACCTGCTGCGCCTGCCCACCGGGACCCGCCTGCACATCGGCGACGCGGTCCTGCGCGTGACCGGCCTGCGCAACCCGTGCCGCCAGATCGACGACCTCTCCGCCGGGCTGCTCAAGGTCGTCGTCGCCCGGATCGACGGCCGCGCGTCGAGCTCGGACGTGGCGCTCGGCGCGACCGGAGGGGCCGAGTCGGTCGACGGCGTCGGGATCGTGCGCAAGGCCGGGGTCATGGCCGTCGTCGAGCGTGGCGGTCAGATCCGCGCCGGTCTGCCGATCGTCGTCGAGCTCCCGGACGGAGATCACGAGCCCCTGGTGCCGGTGTAG